A stretch of the Xanthocytophaga agilis genome encodes the following:
- a CDS encoding SDR family oxidoreductase, protein MLIHLKNKKDEQKIVLITGTNSGFGWLTAHSVAALGHKVYATMRDTHGRNADKARALAAVANVIVLDVTLTDDESVKQAVDTILSKEGAIDVLVNNAGYAMTGVAESFTTADVHTTFDINVYAPWRLIKQALPAMRKQADGLIINVTSGFGWVSFPFATIYAASKFALEGISEDLHYEVKRLGIDVTIVEPGAFPTEMQQKNNPASDQWVFEGYGAIADIPNKMIAALGGEMQAKNPNPQEVADAIIKLIGAQKGTRPLRTVVDPITGQYIEVANQAVAEQFTKGLTVFGMGELL, encoded by the coding sequence TTGCTTATTCATTTAAAAAATAAAAAAGATGAGCAAAAGATTGTACTGATAACAGGGACAAACAGTGGTTTTGGCTGGCTTACCGCCCACAGCGTGGCTGCCTTAGGGCATAAGGTATATGCCACAATGCGCGATACCCATGGCCGTAACGCCGATAAAGCCCGGGCCCTTGCAGCTGTAGCGAACGTGATTGTTTTGGACGTTACCCTGACAGACGATGAGAGCGTGAAGCAGGCCGTTGACACCATTTTGTCCAAAGAAGGTGCTATTGATGTACTGGTGAACAACGCCGGTTATGCCATGACCGGTGTGGCCGAGAGCTTTACTACGGCCGATGTACACACCACTTTTGATATCAACGTTTATGCTCCTTGGCGACTGATTAAACAGGCGCTGCCCGCTATGCGCAAACAGGCCGATGGACTGATCATTAACGTGACCAGTGGCTTTGGGTGGGTATCGTTTCCGTTCGCTACCATTTATGCAGCCTCGAAATTTGCGCTGGAAGGAATAAGCGAGGATCTGCATTACGAGGTAAAGCGTTTAGGCATTGATGTGACCATTGTGGAGCCGGGTGCTTTCCCTACCGAAATGCAGCAAAAGAACAACCCCGCATCTGATCAGTGGGTATTTGAGGGGTACGGCGCTATTGCCGATATACCCAATAAAATGATAGCTGCATTGGGCGGAGAAATGCAGGCTAAAAACCCCAACCCGCAGGAGGTTGCCGACGCCATTATAAAACTGATTGGCGCCCAAAAAGGCACACGGCCATTACGCACTGTGGTTGATCCTATAACCGGGCAATACATTGAAGTGGCAAACCAGGCTGTGGCCGAACAATTTACCAAAGGATTGACGGTGTTCGGGATGGGTGAGTTATTATAA
- a CDS encoding helix-turn-helix transcriptional regulator — protein sequence MKSDKSPVIINSIFELHSLLELPKPLHPLVSVFDNTKVVTNKKKLPKAFIFDFYNISYKKQLKGRSGYGQNYYDFDDGTMIFTSPKQLITTLDEREYFGITLLFHPDFIRHHPLGLNIRQYGFFSYESNEALHLSDSEKQTVLSVFKNIEDELHHNIDDFSQDIILSHIEALLNYSNRFYKRQFITRKTVNHDMLTRVEKVLNEYLDTENAIVDGLPTVEMLASKVSVSPRYLSDMLRSVTGQNAQQLIHEKLIEKAKEYLSATSMSISEIAYHLGFEYPQSFSKLFKRKTGVTPVEFKEGFRLN from the coding sequence ATGAAATCGGATAAATCACCTGTTATAATTAATTCCATATTCGAACTTCATAGTTTGCTGGAACTGCCAAAACCGTTACATCCTTTGGTAAGCGTATTTGATAATACAAAAGTTGTCACTAACAAAAAGAAATTACCTAAGGCATTCATTTTCGATTTCTACAATATCTCCTACAAGAAGCAATTGAAAGGAAGAAGCGGCTATGGCCAAAACTACTATGATTTTGATGACGGGACGATGATTTTTACATCGCCGAAGCAATTAATTACTACATTGGATGAAAGGGAATATTTCGGCATCACATTGCTTTTTCATCCCGATTTTATTCGGCATCATCCGTTGGGTCTAAACATCCGGCAATATGGTTTCTTTTCTTACGAAAGTAATGAGGCGTTACATCTTTCAGATAGTGAGAAACAAACTGTATTATCTGTGTTTAAAAATATTGAAGATGAACTGCATCATAACATTGATGACTTCAGTCAGGATATTATCCTCTCGCACATAGAAGCATTGCTCAATTACAGCAATCGTTTTTATAAGCGGCAATTTATCACGAGAAAAACTGTCAACCACGATATGTTAACCCGGGTTGAAAAAGTACTGAATGAGTATTTAGATACCGAAAATGCTATTGTTGATGGTTTGCCTACAGTGGAAATGCTGGCATCAAAAGTAAGTGTATCACCACGCTATTTAAGCGATATGCTCCGTTCAGTTACTGGACAGAACGCACAGCAATTAATTCATGAAAAACTAATAGAAAAAGCTAAAGAATACCTGTCTGCAACATCTATGAGCATTTCGGAAATCGCTTACCATTTAGGGTTTGAATATCCACAATCATTCAGCAAATTGTTTAAAAGAAAAACTGGTGTTACACCTGTGGAATTTAAGGAGGGGTTTCGTCTTAACTAA
- a CDS encoding Crp/Fnr family transcriptional regulator, with the protein MEVLINLILQFGDLNKQQIEFLLSKVELLEFKKDDYLSEAGKVPRYVAFVLEGVFRFCYYNNKGEEVTNYFVDEGNFVVDNEKFESQIAASEYVQAVTDCKALVFTKKDWDDISNTIVGWEMMKANMVKKCLTLAMERRSPLVSEDATTRYLSFIEAFPNLINRIPLSYVASYLGITQQSLSRIRRNIR; encoded by the coding sequence ATGGAAGTGCTAATAAATCTTATCCTGCAATTTGGTGACCTAAACAAACAGCAGATCGAGTTTTTGCTGAGTAAGGTTGAACTGCTCGAATTCAAAAAAGATGATTATCTGTCGGAAGCCGGGAAGGTGCCCCGCTATGTGGCGTTCGTGCTGGAAGGCGTGTTCCGCTTTTGTTATTATAACAATAAGGGGGAAGAGGTCACCAATTATTTTGTAGATGAAGGCAATTTTGTAGTCGATAACGAAAAATTTGAATCACAGATCGCGGCCTCAGAATATGTACAAGCGGTTACCGACTGTAAGGCACTTGTTTTTACTAAGAAAGACTGGGACGATATATCCAATACCATCGTGGGATGGGAAATGATGAAGGCCAACATGGTAAAAAAATGCCTTACTCTGGCTATGGAGCGTCGCAGTCCGCTGGTTTCAGAAGATGCCACCACGCGTTACCTGTCATTCATTGAGGCGTTTCCCAACCTCATCAACCGCATCCCGCTTTCGTACGTGGCCTCGTACCTGGGTATCACTCAGCAATCGCTAAGCCGTATACGCCGTAATATCCGTTAA
- a CDS encoding SDR family oxidoreductase, with protein MSKTIFITGASTGLGKATAKLFHNKGWNIIATMRNPEKETELNRLENITVLPLDVTNLEQIESTVQHALSLGEIDVVFNNAGYGLIGPLEALSDEQITKQLNTNLLGVIRVTKAFIPYFRNKKAGTFISTTSLGGLVTFPLGSIYHAAKWALEGWSESMSFELNAHGVYIKTVAPGGIKTDFMSRSMEFSTIPEYAIISEPMMSNSETMLAAGAMPEDIAAIVYEAATDGENKVRYVAGEDAKAMYAKRLEIGNEGFRAFMKDIFLADKNS; from the coding sequence ATGAGCAAAACTATTTTTATTACCGGTGCATCAACCGGCTTAGGAAAAGCAACCGCTAAATTATTTCACAACAAAGGGTGGAATATCATCGCGACCATGCGTAATCCGGAGAAAGAGACGGAACTGAATCGATTGGAAAATATAACGGTGCTTCCACTGGATGTAACCAATCTCGAACAGATCGAAAGTACGGTGCAGCACGCTCTTTCCTTAGGTGAGATTGATGTAGTATTTAACAACGCAGGTTACGGATTAATTGGTCCTTTGGAAGCTTTAAGCGATGAACAAATCACCAAACAATTAAATACCAATTTATTGGGTGTTATTCGTGTAACAAAAGCATTTATACCATATTTCAGAAATAAAAAAGCAGGAACGTTTATCAGCACTACTTCTTTAGGTGGTTTGGTTACTTTTCCTTTGGGGTCTATCTATCACGCTGCCAAATGGGCACTGGAAGGCTGGAGTGAAAGTATGTCTTTTGAGCTTAATGCCCACGGAGTTTATATAAAAACAGTAGCTCCCGGAGGTATAAAAACAGATTTCATGAGCCGCTCTATGGAGTTCTCTACCATTCCAGAATATGCTATTATCTCAGAACCAATGATGTCCAATTCGGAAACGATGTTGGCAGCAGGAGCCATGCCGGAAGACATTGCAGCAATTGTATATGAAGCGGCTACTGATGGTGAGAATAAGGTACGGTATGTTGCCGGAGAAGATGCGAAAGCCATGTATGCAAAACGACTTGAAATTGGCAATGAGGGTTTCAGAGCCTTTATGAAAGATATTTTTCTTGCCGACAAGAATTCGTAA
- a CDS encoding RidA family protein, whose product MTKGIFITKRTLPCWWILLILINFGCNESYDTKTGKQNHTPSSRLKQKWHWGNKHKQYEAAGYAQVVKTGNTIYVSGIPTSDLSPEGIRKVYSQLEKCLNSFGASSEDVVKETLYTTDIETMKKYNVARKEFYKEIILLQHGFR is encoded by the coding sequence ATGACCAAAGGAATATTTATAACCAAAAGAACATTACCATGCTGGTGGATTTTACTGATACTTATAAATTTTGGCTGCAATGAGAGCTATGATACTAAAACAGGTAAACAAAACCATACTCCAAGCTCCAGATTAAAACAGAAGTGGCACTGGGGAAATAAGCACAAACAGTATGAAGCCGCAGGGTATGCACAGGTTGTTAAAACCGGGAATACCATTTATGTTTCAGGCATTCCTACCAGTGATTTAAGTCCTGAAGGGATTAGAAAAGTTTACAGCCAATTGGAAAAATGCTTGAATTCATTTGGTGCATCTTCTGAAGATGTGGTAAAGGAAACGCTTTATACAACAGACATAGAAACGATGAAAAAATACAATGTGGCAAGAAAAGAATTTTACAAAGAAATTATCCTGCTGCAACATGGATTCAGGTAA